From one Labeo rohita strain BAU-BD-2019 chromosome 8, IGBB_LRoh.1.0, whole genome shotgun sequence genomic stretch:
- the bcap31 gene encoding B-cell receptor-associated protein 31: MSLQWTAVATFLYAEVFAVLLLCVPFISPKRWSKIFKSRLVALITTYGNTAFIVIICILVFLLVDAFREVRKYSVTEKVDLSNNPVAIEHIHMKLFRAQRNEYIAGFALLLCLLLRRLATLLSQQATLMASNEAFKKQAEGANDAAKKYMEENEKLQEKLREAGVEVPEVGGKAKGGVEEDKKNLTEEVRKLKDELDATKKALQKSDSDVKAMKKQAENLTAEYDRLLEEHSRLQAKCDAQQDKKSD, encoded by the exons ATGAGTCTTCAATGGACGGCCGTGGCTACGTTTCTGTATGCCGAGGTGTTTGCGGTACTACTGTTATGTGTCCCCTTCATCTCTCCAAAACG ATGGAGCAAAATTTTCAAGTCTAGACTGGTCGCTTTGATCACAACGTATGGAAACACTGCCTTCATCGTCATCATTTGTATTCTTGTCTTTCTGCTCGTAG ATGCATTTAGAGAAGTGAGAAAATACAGTGTGACAGAGAAAGTGGATCTGAGCAACAATCCCGTGGCCATTGAGCACATCCACATGAAGCTCTTCAGAGCCCAGAGAAATGAATACATCGCCGGCTTCGCTCTGCTcctgtgttt gCTGTTGAGACGTCTGGCCACACTGCTGTCTCAGCAGGCAACACTGATGGCCTCTAATGAAGCCTTTAAAAAGCAGGCGGAGGGAGCAAATGATGCTGCGAAGAAATACAtggaggaaaatgagaaactgcAGGAG AAACTGCGTGAAGCGGGCGTTGAAGTGCCTGAAGTGGGTGGGAAGGCCAAGGGTGGTGTGGAGGAGGATAAGAAAAATCTGACAGAAGAGGTCAGGAAACTGAAGGATGAACTCGACGCAACAAAGAAAG CTCTTCAGAAGTCAGACAGCGATGTGAAGGCCATGAAGAAGCAGGCTGAGAACCTCACAGCAGAGTACGACCGTCTGCTGGAGGAACACAGCAGACTGCAG